A region from the Triticum aestivum cultivar Chinese Spring chromosome 3D, IWGSC CS RefSeq v2.1, whole genome shotgun sequence genome encodes:
- the LOC123074430 gene encoding late embryogenis abundant protein 41 yields MALALSGSAAARALAQRLAPATARGYAAAASSGAMRRGAAAAADGKAAREAEKVAADASWVPDPVTGYYRPANRAAGADPADLRAAHLGQTYARA; encoded by the coding sequence ATGGCCCTCGCTCTCTCCGGCTCCGCTGCTGCCCGCGCGCTCGCCCAGCGGCTGGCCCCGGCCACCGCCAGGGGCTACGCGGCGGCGGCCTCCTCCGGGGCGATGAGGCGCGGCGCCGCGGCGGCCGCGGACGGGAAGGCGGCCAGGGAGGCCGAGAAGGTCGCGGCCGACGCCTCGTGGGTGCCCGACCCCGTCACCGGCTACTACCGCCCCGCCAACCGCGCCGCCGGCGCCGACCCCGCCGACCTCCGCGCCGCGCACCTCGGACAGACCTACGCACGGGCCTAA